A window from Mus caroli chromosome 2, CAROLI_EIJ_v1.1, whole genome shotgun sequence encodes these proteins:
- the Dtwd1 gene encoding DTW domain-containing protein 1 codes for MALSPSVVPQESKEDNVNCVETKPSRTASIASEDPLQNLCLASQEVLHKAQQSGRSRCRQCGGSRMFYCYTCCVPVENVPTDQIPCVQLPLKIDIIKHPNETDGKSTAVHAKLLAPDSVNIYTYPCIPEYEGKDHEVVLVFPGPQSISIQDVSFHLQKRIESKGRNKADDLDVPPRKLRRTKAEEGWDLSDSTRQGPELKRVVFIDSTWSQTNQIASDERLRELLQVELRTRKTCFWRHQKGKPDTFLSTIEAIYYFLVDYHSAVQKEKYRGQYDNLLFFYSFMYRLIKNARGSGEKAKPQPIQ; via the exons ATGGCTCTCAGTCCATCTGTAGTTCCTCAAGAAAGTAAAGAAGATAATGTAAACTGTGTAGAAACAAAACCGTCACGGACTGCTTCCATTGCTTCAGAAGACCCCCTTCAAAACTTATGCTTAGCATCTCAGGAAGTGCTTCATAAGGCTCAGCAAAGTGGAAGGTCACGGTGTCGCCAGTGTGGTGGCTCAAGGATGTTCTACTGCTACACATGCTGTGTCCCAGTGGAAAATGTGCCCACTGATCAGATCCCATGTGTGCAG CTTCCATTGAAGATTGATATCATTAAGCATCCAAATGAAACAGACGGCAAGAGCACCGCTGTGCACGCGAAGCTCTTAGCGCCCGACTCTGTGAACATTTACACATATCCGTGCATTCCGGAGTACGAAGGGAAGGATCACGAG GTTGTACTTGTTTTTCCTGGGCCTCAGTCTATCTCAATACAAGATGTCTCTTTCCATCTACAAAAAAGGATTGAAAGTAAGGGTAGAAACAAAGCTGACGATCTTGATGTGCCACCTCGGAAACTCAGGAGGACTAAGGCCGAGGAAGGCTGGGATCTGAGTGACAGCACACGACAAGGCCCGGAGTTGAAAAGAGTTGTCTTTATTGACAGCACCTGGAGCCAGACAAACCAGATCGCCTCTGATGAGCGGCTTCGGG aGTTATTACAAGTTGAACTGAGAACAAGAAAAACTTGCTTTTGGCGCCATCAAAAAGGGAAGCCAGATACTTTCCTTTCCACAATTGAAGCCATTTATTACTTCCTAGTAGACTACCATAGTGCCGTGCAgaaagagaagtacagaggaCAGTATGACAACCTTTTATTCTTCTACTCTTTTATGTACCGCTTGATAAAGAATGCCAGAGGCTCTGGAGAGAAGGCTAAACCGCAGCCCATCCAGTAG